AACTCGCGGCTCAGCGGTTCACAAATTGATTCAATTCGTCTCGTCGGGCCTGGGGCCCATCAGGCCGAGGCGTTCGAGTTTGCTGCGGCATTCGTCGCGTTCGCGGCAACGTTTCAGCTCTTTCCAGCTGTCATCCTGGGCTTCGAGGAAGACGTCGTCGGTGTACGGCGGAGAGAGTTTGCGTTCGGCCGCGAGAGCGGTGAGGCGGCTGATGACGCCTTGATCGAGCCGGGTGAGGAACATCGACTGCATGCGATAATCTTCAAACGCTTCCCAGGCGACCGGGAAGAGCGGCTTGACGATGTTCTCGCCGATCGCTTTGGCATACTCGCGGATTTCGAGCTGAGCATGGGAATCCATCCGCAACGCCAGGAAGTGCAACAGGTTGTGCAGATCGATCTTCCAGTAGGCTTCGGTGTAGGTGCAGAGTGGCAGGTCTTTGCGAGCCAGTTCGCGGGCGACGCCGGCTTCCAGACGTTCGTCGTAGAGCTGCCGGGCCGACTTATGGAAAGCCTGCTCCGATTCGGTCAATCGGGCTCCGATCTCGTCGGACAGCGGACGTTCACTCCCCTGCCGGTTCGATGTCGACTGCGTCCGCCACTGATCGGGCGGCGTCTTCTGAGCCGCATCGATAGCCACGGAATACCGCGTGCTGTATTCGTTCACATTGGCGGTGCGATGGCGGATCCACTGCCGCCAGCAGTCCATCGGAACTCGAACGAGGAACTTGAGTTCCGCCATTTCGAACGGCGTCGTATGGCGATGCCGGAGCAGATAGCGGATGAGGGTCCGGTCGTCGGAAACTTTCTTGGTT
This region of Rubinisphaera margarita genomic DNA includes:
- the thyX gene encoding FAD-dependent thymidylate synthase codes for the protein MSEKQLDLDSLRWQKFPVLDDGFVCLVDVMGNDSSIVQAARVSYGEGTKKVSDDRTLIRYLLRHRHTTPFEMAELKFLVRVPMDCWRQWIRHRTANVNEYSTRYSVAIDAAQKTPPDQWRTQSTSNRQGSERPLSDEIGARLTESEQAFHKSARQLYDERLEAGVARELARKDLPLCTYTEAYWKIDLHNLLHFLALRMDSHAQLEIREYAKAIGENIVKPLFPVAWEAFEDYRMQSMFLTRLDQGVISRLTALAAERKLSPPYTDDVFLEAQDDSWKELKRCRERDECRSKLERLGLMGPRPDETN